The Streptomyces sp. NBC_00670 genome window below encodes:
- a CDS encoding SDR family NAD(P)-dependent oxidoreductase has translation MNLAGSAALVTGAASGLGAATAAALAARGATVYGLDLDKAVAGAGTLPHGVTLLAADVTQEAPVREALDRVEADGAPLRLAVNCAGIAPSARVFGRRGPHDLDLFRTVVDVNLVGTFNVLRLAAAALAGQEPDAEGQRGLIVNTASIAAFEGQIGQIAYAASKAGVAGMTVTAARDLAQYGIRVVTIAPGIVDTPMMAGFSDEVRAGLGASVPFPPRLAHPEEYARLVTMIADHDYLNGETIRMDGALRMTAR, from the coding sequence ATGAACCTCGCAGGATCCGCCGCCCTCGTCACCGGTGCCGCCTCCGGGCTCGGTGCCGCCACCGCGGCCGCCCTCGCCGCCCGCGGCGCCACCGTCTACGGCCTCGACCTCGACAAGGCGGTGGCGGGCGCCGGCACCCTCCCCCACGGCGTCACCCTCCTCGCCGCCGACGTCACCCAGGAGGCGCCGGTACGCGAGGCCCTGGACCGCGTCGAGGCCGACGGGGCGCCGCTGCGGCTCGCCGTCAACTGCGCCGGCATCGCGCCGTCCGCCCGCGTCTTCGGCCGCCGCGGGCCGCACGACCTGGACCTGTTCCGTACGGTCGTCGACGTCAACCTCGTCGGCACGTTCAACGTGCTGCGCCTGGCCGCGGCCGCGCTCGCCGGACAGGAGCCCGACGCCGAGGGGCAGCGCGGGCTCATCGTCAACACCGCCTCGATCGCCGCGTTCGAGGGCCAGATCGGCCAGATCGCGTACGCCGCGTCCAAGGCCGGCGTCGCCGGCATGACGGTCACCGCGGCGCGGGACCTGGCCCAGTACGGCATCCGCGTCGTCACCATCGCGCCCGGCATCGTGGACACGCCGATGATGGCCGGCTTCAGCGACGAGGTCCGCGCCGGCCTCGGTGCGAGCGTCCCCTTCCCCCCGCGCCTGGCCCACCCCGAGGAATACGCCCGCCTGGTCACCATGATCGCCGACCACGACTACCTCAACGGCGAAACAATCCGCATGGACGGCGCCCTGCGAATGACGGCACGGTAG
- a CDS encoding DsbA family protein translates to MTANEKLSGRSGAARRDPARGGAGRAGVRRLRARGAAVSAGVLAAVLLAAGCDTGGGTDGGRDRGSGDGKAHAEASPGGKAVADSFADSGHLPERLAADGTTIVVGSPKARTAVRVYEDLRCPVCAEFENSGADELRDMTVSGEVRTEYTLASFLDDNLGGEGSRKAANALRAALEKGLFLEYHDVLFDHQPEEAVDGYTDAFLLRMAARVDGLRDAGFDAAVKGMKYRSFVTASEKAFDDDGVNGTPGFAVDGRLVDATVRNDFFDPGTLPSAVRRGALRAAAAPPSGDSAES, encoded by the coding sequence ATGACTGCGAACGAAAAGCTGTCCGGGCGAAGCGGTGCCGCACGGAGAGACCCCGCACGCGGCGGCGCGGGGCGCGCCGGTGTCCGCCGCCTTCGCGCGCGCGGCGCCGCCGTCTCCGCCGGGGTCCTCGCCGCCGTCCTGCTGGCGGCCGGCTGCGACACGGGCGGTGGTACGGACGGCGGCAGGGACCGGGGGAGCGGCGACGGCAAGGCGCACGCGGAGGCGTCGCCCGGCGGCAAGGCCGTCGCCGACTCCTTCGCCGACTCCGGGCATCTGCCCGAACGCCTCGCCGCGGACGGCACGACCATCGTCGTCGGCTCGCCGAAGGCCCGCACCGCGGTGCGCGTCTACGAGGACCTGCGCTGCCCGGTCTGCGCCGAGTTCGAGAACTCCGGCGCCGACGAGCTGCGGGACATGACGGTGTCCGGCGAGGTCAGGACCGAGTACACGCTCGCCTCGTTCCTGGACGACAACCTCGGCGGCGAGGGCTCGCGGAAGGCGGCCAACGCGCTGCGGGCCGCACTGGAGAAGGGCCTGTTCCTCGAATACCACGACGTCCTGTTCGACCATCAGCCCGAGGAGGCCGTCGACGGCTACACCGACGCCTTCCTGCTGCGCATGGCCGCACGGGTGGACGGCCTGCGCGACGCCGGCTTCGACGCCGCCGTCAAGGGCATGAAGTACCGCTCGTTCGTCACCGCCTCCGAGAAGGCGTTCGACGACGACGGCGTGAACGGCACACCCGGCTTCGCGGTGGACGGCCGGCTGGTCGACGCGACCGTGCGCAACGACTTCTTCGACCCCGGCACCCTGCCCTCGGCGGTCCGCCGGGGCGCCCTGCGGGCCGCGGCCGCCCCGCCGTCCGGGGACAGCGCCGAGAGCTGA
- a CDS encoding fasciclin domain-containing protein has translation MKRVIRRTAVAVATAALLPLALTACSDDGKSDSASSDSGKASATATDKATGSDDAGKTDTMDEPFGPACSSVPRSGAGSFDGMAQDPVATAASNNPALSTLVSAVKKAGLVDTLNNAKDITVFAPTNDAFAKIPKATLDKVLADKARLTKILTYHVVGRRLTPKDLEKGSFTTLEKEKLTTSGSGESYTVNDSSKVVCGNVKTANANVYIVDTVLMPGK, from the coding sequence ATGAAGCGCGTGATCCGTCGTACCGCCGTGGCCGTCGCCACCGCCGCCCTGCTGCCGCTGGCGCTGACCGCCTGCTCCGACGACGGCAAGAGCGACAGCGCCTCCTCCGACTCGGGCAAGGCGTCGGCGACCGCCACCGACAAGGCGACGGGCTCGGACGACGCCGGGAAGACGGACACGATGGACGAGCCGTTCGGCCCGGCCTGTTCCTCCGTGCCGAGGTCCGGCGCCGGTTCCTTCGACGGCATGGCCCAGGACCCGGTGGCCACCGCCGCCTCGAACAACCCGGCGCTGTCCACCCTCGTCTCGGCGGTGAAGAAGGCCGGCCTCGTCGACACCCTGAACAACGCCAAGGACATCACCGTCTTCGCGCCCACCAACGACGCGTTCGCGAAGATCCCGAAGGCGACCCTGGACAAGGTCCTGGCCGACAAGGCCCGGCTGACGAAGATCCTCACCTACCACGTCGTCGGCCGGAGGCTCACGCCGAAGGACCTGGAGAAGGGCTCCTTCACCACCCTGGAGAAGGAGAAGCTCACCACCTCCGGCTCCGGCGAGTCGTACACCGTGAACGACTCCTCGAAGGTGGTCTGCGGCAACGTCAAGACGGCCAACGCCAATGTGTACATCGTCGACACCGTGCTGATGCCCGGCAAGTGA
- a CDS encoding TetR/AcrR family transcriptional regulator translates to MIDTSAADGPKPTGRGAARRSELFDELVDLLVTEGFAHLTLDDLAARLHCSKRTLYGLAGSKEQLVRTAVVHFFRRATAHVEGALAAEAEPAGRLAAYLGAVSAELAPASPRFFDDVAAFEPAAEVYDRNTRAAAQRIQQLIDEGMASGAFREVHVAFAADVISSVMVRIQRRQVAATTGLTDAQAYAHLAELLLHGLAR, encoded by the coding sequence GTGATCGACACCTCTGCCGCCGACGGCCCGAAACCGACCGGGCGGGGCGCCGCCCGCCGCTCCGAGCTGTTCGACGAGCTGGTGGACCTTCTGGTCACCGAGGGCTTCGCCCATCTGACCCTGGACGACCTCGCCGCCCGGCTGCACTGCTCCAAGCGCACCCTGTACGGCCTGGCCGGCAGCAAGGAGCAGCTCGTCCGGACGGCGGTGGTGCATTTCTTCCGGCGGGCGACGGCGCACGTGGAGGGGGCGCTCGCCGCCGAGGCCGAGCCCGCCGGGCGGCTCGCCGCCTATCTGGGCGCGGTGTCGGCGGAGCTGGCACCGGCCTCGCCGCGGTTCTTCGACGACGTGGCCGCGTTCGAGCCGGCCGCGGAGGTCTACGACCGCAACACCCGGGCCGCCGCGCAGCGCATCCAGCAGCTCATCGACGAGGGCATGGCCTCGGGCGCGTTCCGCGAGGTGCATGTGGCCTTCGCGGCGGACGTGATCAGTTCGGTGATGGTGCGGATCCAGCGCCGCCAGGTGGCCGCCACCACCGGTCTGACCGACGCGCAGGCCTACGCCCACCTGGCGGAACTGCTGCTGCACGGCCTAGCCCGCTGA
- a CDS encoding acyl-CoA dehydrogenase family protein → MDVDRLLPTPEAADLIALTREIADKELAPRVEEHERAESYPEGLFATLGRAGLLGLVYPEEYGGGGQPYEVYLQVLEELAARWASVAVATSVHTLACHPLHAFGTEEQKKRWLPAMLAGEWIGGYSLSEPGAGSDAAALTCKAEPVVDGYRITGTKAWVTHGGKADFYSLFARTAPGPHGVSCFLAPGAVDGLGFDPPERKMGLHAVPTAAAHWDGALLDADRLIGTEGQGLAIAFSALDCGRLGIAACATGLAQAALDVAVDYANERTTFGRRLVDHQGLGFLLADMTAAVDSARATYLDAARRRDLGHTFGRQASVAKLVATDAAMKVTTDAVQVLGGYGYTRDFPVERYMREAKIMQIFEGTNQIQRLVISRGLAA, encoded by the coding sequence ATGGACGTCGACCGACTGCTTCCCACCCCCGAAGCCGCGGATCTCATCGCCCTCACCAGGGAGATCGCCGACAAGGAACTCGCCCCGCGCGTCGAGGAGCACGAACGGGCCGAGAGCTACCCCGAGGGCCTGTTCGCCACCCTCGGCCGGGCCGGGCTGCTCGGCCTGGTCTATCCCGAGGAGTACGGCGGCGGAGGCCAGCCCTACGAGGTCTACCTCCAGGTGCTGGAGGAGCTCGCCGCCCGCTGGGCGTCCGTCGCGGTGGCCACCAGCGTCCACACCCTGGCCTGCCACCCGCTGCACGCCTTCGGCACCGAGGAGCAGAAGAAGCGCTGGCTGCCCGCCATGCTCGCGGGCGAGTGGATCGGCGGGTACAGCCTCTCCGAGCCGGGCGCCGGCTCGGACGCGGCCGCGCTGACCTGCAAGGCCGAGCCCGTGGTCGACGGCTACCGGATCACCGGCACCAAGGCGTGGGTCACGCACGGCGGCAAGGCGGACTTCTACTCCCTCTTCGCCCGCACCGCGCCAGGCCCGCACGGCGTGTCCTGCTTCCTCGCCCCCGGCGCCGTCGACGGGCTGGGCTTCGACCCGCCCGAGCGCAAGATGGGGCTGCACGCCGTGCCCACCGCCGCCGCCCACTGGGACGGCGCGCTGCTCGACGCCGACCGGCTGATCGGCACGGAGGGCCAGGGGCTCGCGATCGCCTTCAGCGCGCTGGACTGCGGCCGGCTCGGCATCGCCGCCTGCGCCACCGGGCTCGCCCAGGCCGCGCTCGACGTCGCCGTCGACTACGCCAACGAGCGCACCACCTTCGGCCGGCGCCTCGTCGACCACCAGGGGCTCGGCTTCCTCCTCGCCGACATGACCGCCGCCGTCGACTCCGCCCGCGCCACGTACCTCGACGCGGCCCGCCGCCGCGACCTCGGGCACACGTTCGGCCGCCAGGCCAGCGTGGCCAAGCTGGTCGCCACCGACGCGGCCATGAAGGTCACCACCGACGCCGTCCAGGTGCTCGGCGGGTACGGCTACACGCGTGACTTCCCCGTCGAGCGGTACATGCGGGAGGCGAAGATCATGCAGATCTTCGAGGGCACCAACCAGATCCAGCGGCTGGTCATCAGCCGTGGTCTGGCAGCCTGA
- a CDS encoding ANTAR domain-containing protein, giving the protein MSQEPEYPPLRDMGGRDTGAPGTGEAPGSGPGEASGLEALRRENAALREHTAELERRTTELRNRLHAHPGISLAQGVLMERYRLPDPATAFALLREASQRRNIRLHTLADAVVRTPAPAADAATWFPGRARYSPPPLPGVPVAPGDRDSHGAVLSGVLRRVLNITQAGMGNVQLVEGGVLRMEKHIGLNRRFTDYFAFVEGPTTSCHEAAEQRRQVTVPDVATADVFDEESRTTILQAGSRACHSVPMVNRAGAVLGVISSHHTRPLAGFTAAQLRALEETGAAAGRWLSWHRRTVVLDALEHLHTAARTAH; this is encoded by the coding sequence ATGAGCCAGGAACCGGAGTACCCGCCGCTGCGCGACATGGGCGGCCGGGACACCGGCGCACCCGGCACCGGCGAGGCACCCGGATCCGGTCCGGGCGAGGCATCCGGCCTCGAGGCCCTGCGGCGCGAGAACGCCGCACTGCGGGAGCACACCGCGGAACTGGAGCGGCGCACCACGGAACTGCGCAACCGGCTGCACGCCCACCCCGGCATCTCCCTGGCCCAGGGCGTCCTGATGGAGCGTTACCGGCTGCCCGACCCCGCCACGGCGTTCGCGCTGCTGCGGGAGGCCTCGCAGCGCCGCAACATCAGGCTGCACACCCTCGCCGACGCGGTGGTCCGCACCCCGGCCCCCGCCGCCGACGCCGCCACCTGGTTCCCGGGCCGCGCCCGCTACAGCCCGCCCCCGCTGCCGGGTGTGCCCGTGGCCCCCGGTGACCGCGACAGCCACGGCGCGGTCCTCTCCGGGGTGCTGCGCCGGGTGCTGAACATCACCCAGGCCGGCATGGGCAACGTCCAGCTGGTCGAGGGCGGTGTGCTGCGCATGGAGAAGCACATCGGCCTGAACCGGCGGTTCACCGACTACTTCGCCTTCGTCGAGGGGCCGACCACGTCCTGTCATGAGGCCGCGGAGCAGCGCCGCCAGGTGACGGTGCCGGACGTCGCCACCGCGGACGTCTTCGACGAGGAGTCCCGCACGACGATCCTCCAGGCCGGCAGCCGTGCCTGCCACAGCGTGCCGATGGTGAACAGGGCCGGGGCGGTGCTCGGCGTGATCTCCTCCCACCACACCCGTCCGCTCGCCGGGTTCACGGCCGCGCAGCTGCGGGCGCTGGAGGAGACCGGCGCGGCGGCGGGCCGCTGGCTGTCCTGGCACCGCCGGACCGTCGTCCTCGACGCCCTCGAACACCTCCACACCGCGGCCCGCACCGCCCACTGA
- a CDS encoding sigma-70 family RNA polymerase sigma factor, with the protein MREPVRIGPHPSAQPDLQELLRGVAQGDQEAFASVYDAVVGSVLGIARSVLRDRAQSEEVAQEVLVEVWRTAANYRPERGSVRNWILTLAHRRAVDRVRSVDASAAREHRAALLERTPEYDEVTEEVEASLEREQVRRCVRTLTEVQRQAVDLAYYRGLTYREVAELLTLPLGTVKTRLRDGLIRLRDCLGVTA; encoded by the coding sequence GTGAGAGAGCCCGTACGGATTGGGCCCCACCCCTCCGCCCAGCCCGACCTGCAAGAACTGCTGCGCGGCGTCGCCCAGGGCGACCAGGAGGCCTTCGCCTCCGTCTACGACGCCGTCGTCGGCTCCGTACTGGGCATCGCCCGCAGCGTGCTGCGCGACAGGGCGCAGTCCGAGGAGGTCGCCCAGGAGGTGCTGGTGGAGGTCTGGCGCACCGCCGCCAACTACCGCCCCGAGCGCGGCAGCGTCCGGAACTGGATCCTGACCCTCGCCCACCGCCGCGCCGTCGACCGGGTCCGCTCGGTCGACGCCTCCGCCGCCCGCGAGCACAGGGCCGCCCTGCTGGAGCGCACCCCCGAGTACGACGAGGTCACCGAAGAGGTCGAGGCGAGCCTGGAGCGCGAACAGGTACGCCGCTGTGTGCGCACCCTCACCGAGGTGCAGCGCCAGGCGGTCGACCTCGCCTACTACCGGGGGCTGACCTACCGCGAGGTCGCCGAACTGCTGACGCTGCCGCTCGGCACCGTCAAGACCCGGCTGCGGGACGGACTCATCCGGCTGCGCGACTGCCTGGGGGTGACCGCATGA
- a CDS encoding SDR family NAD(P)-dependent oxidoreductase, translating into MGTAKGEAMGGQVSGSGDGRRGTALVTGASSGIGAAYAARLAADGWDTVLVARRADRLDDLAARLRAETGTAAGPLVADLARPDDLARVADRVARGDIGFLLNNAGINGYGPFAELEPALMAKVLHVNVLAVTALTRAAVPAMLERGRGTVVNVSSQLAFAGALPPHPLPERAVYGGSKGYVVTFTRTLAAELAKTPLRIQVLCPGLTATEFHLSRGEAPVPGREQGVHEEGGMPVGQVIDASLRDLEKGTVVCVPGLAGTSPLVTLEAAELAIRSTARGARD; encoded by the coding sequence GTGGGTACGGCGAAGGGCGAGGCGATGGGTGGACAGGTGAGCGGGAGCGGCGACGGGCGGCGCGGTACGGCGCTGGTGACGGGTGCCTCCTCCGGCATCGGCGCGGCCTACGCGGCACGGCTGGCGGCCGACGGCTGGGACACCGTCCTGGTGGCCCGGCGCGCCGACCGTCTCGACGACCTGGCGGCCCGGCTCCGCGCGGAGACCGGCACCGCGGCCGGACCCCTGGTCGCCGACCTCGCCCGGCCGGACGACCTGGCCCGGGTGGCCGACCGCGTGGCACGCGGGGACATCGGCTTCCTGCTCAACAACGCGGGGATCAACGGCTACGGCCCGTTCGCCGAGCTGGAACCGGCCCTGATGGCCAAGGTGCTGCACGTCAACGTCCTCGCCGTCACCGCCCTGACCCGCGCGGCGGTCCCCGCCATGCTGGAGCGGGGCCGCGGCACGGTGGTGAACGTCTCCTCCCAGCTCGCCTTCGCCGGCGCCCTGCCGCCGCATCCGCTGCCCGAGCGGGCGGTGTACGGCGGTTCGAAGGGGTACGTGGTCACCTTCACGCGCACGCTGGCGGCGGAGCTCGCGAAGACGCCGTTGCGGATCCAGGTGCTGTGCCCCGGCCTGACGGCCACCGAGTTCCACCTCTCCCGGGGCGAGGCACCGGTGCCCGGGCGCGAGCAGGGGGTGCACGAGGAGGGCGGGATGCCCGTGGGCCAGGTGATCGACGCCTCGCTGCGTGACCTGGAGAAGGGCACGGTGGTCTGCGTACCGGGGCTGGCGGGCACGTCCCCGCTCGTCACCCTGGAGGCCGCCGAACTGGCCATCCGCTCGACGGCCCGCGGGGCACGGGACTGA
- a CDS encoding anti-sigma factor — translation MTADTADLHTLTGAYALHALDERERDAFARHLSLCAPCAAEVRELTATAARLGGAAATPPRPQLKEEVLRRITTVRQEPPHTTPAARPAGTGGARTRRLFRWALAACLAAAAALGGTAVWQHQQADDAQEQARRAEHRVDEIAAVLAAPDARTRTADLKGATGTVVVSKSENRAVFVVAGMDRPPEGKVYQLWFDDGGSMRPAGLMDPDRSTEAVLLKGALDGASGMGVTLEPAGGSPRPTSTPLALVPFSA, via the coding sequence ATGACCGCCGACACGGCCGACCTGCACACGCTGACCGGCGCCTACGCCCTGCACGCCCTCGACGAGCGGGAACGGGACGCCTTCGCACGGCATCTGTCCCTCTGCGCGCCGTGCGCCGCGGAGGTCCGCGAACTGACCGCGACCGCCGCCCGGCTGGGCGGCGCCGCCGCCACGCCGCCCCGCCCGCAGCTCAAGGAAGAGGTGCTGCGGCGCATCACCACCGTCCGCCAGGAGCCCCCGCACACCACCCCCGCGGCACGCCCCGCGGGCACCGGCGGTGCCCGGACGCGGCGGCTGTTCCGGTGGGCACTGGCCGCCTGCCTCGCCGCCGCGGCCGCCCTCGGCGGCACCGCGGTGTGGCAGCACCAACAGGCCGACGACGCCCAGGAACAGGCGCGGCGGGCCGAGCACCGGGTGGACGAGATCGCGGCCGTCCTGGCCGCACCCGACGCCAGGACCCGCACCGCCGACCTCAAGGGCGCCACCGGCACCGTCGTGGTCTCCAAGAGCGAGAACCGGGCGGTGTTCGTGGTCGCCGGGATGGACCGGCCCCCCGAGGGCAAGGTCTACCAGCTCTGGTTCGACGACGGCGGCAGCATGCGGCCGGCCGGTCTGATGGACCCCGACCGCTCCACGGAGGCCGTCCTGCTGAAGGGCGCCCTCGACGGCGCGTCCGGCATGGGCGTCACCCTCGAACCCGCCGGGGGCTCGCCCCGGCCGACGTCCACACCGCTCGCCCTGGTGCCGTTCTCGGCCTGA
- a CDS encoding alpha/beta hydrolase, translated as MPETSETAGSAGASGPAAETGAGNPPPHPSGGPAAAPGTPSAPLPSALRLTRDVADPRAAVLLLHGGRADGLEPVPTWDPAALRMWPFARAIRRATPADARVLLGSVVYRHRGWNGTRADPARDAERALAELNRLHPEVPVVLVGHSMGGRAALRAAEHPRVSGVLALAPWCPPGEPVAQLRERTVLILHGDRDRVTDPQGAADLARRAGEAGARARLALIDGGEHAMLRRAATWHRLAATAVTALLDPDPGHRLPPPFDSERPTRV; from the coding sequence ATGCCGGAGACGTCGGAGACGGCGGGCAGTGCGGGGGCTTCGGGGCCGGCCGCGGAGACCGGGGCCGGGAACCCGCCGCCACACCCGTCCGGCGGGCCGGCGGCGGCCCCGGGCACGCCCTCGGCACCACTGCCGTCGGCACTGCGACTGACCCGGGACGTGGCGGACCCGCGGGCCGCCGTGCTGTTACTGCACGGCGGCCGCGCCGACGGCCTCGAACCGGTCCCCACGTGGGACCCGGCCGCCCTGCGTATGTGGCCCTTCGCCCGGGCGATCAGGCGCGCGACCCCTGCGGACGCACGGGTGCTGCTCGGCAGCGTCGTCTACCGGCACCGCGGCTGGAACGGCACCCGGGCCGACCCGGCGCGGGACGCCGAGCGCGCCCTGGCGGAACTGAACCGGCTCCACCCCGAGGTGCCCGTCGTCCTCGTCGGCCACTCGATGGGCGGCCGCGCGGCGCTCCGGGCGGCGGAACACCCGCGGGTGTCGGGCGTGCTGGCACTGGCCCCGTGGTGCCCGCCGGGGGAACCGGTCGCCCAGCTGCGCGAGCGGACGGTCCTGATCCTGCACGGCGACCGCGACCGGGTCACCGACCCGCAGGGCGCGGCCGACCTCGCCCGCCGCGCCGGCGAGGCGGGCGCCCGCGCCCGGCTGGCGCTGATCGACGGCGGCGAGCACGCGATGCTGCGCCGGGCCGCGACCTGGCACCGTCTGGCGGCGACGGCGGTCACCGCGCTCCTCGACCCGGACCCCGGGCACCGGCTGCCCCCGCCCTTCGACAGCGAGCGGCCGACCCGCGTCTGA
- a CDS encoding molybdopterin-dependent oxidoreductase, giving the protein MSDEGKTQHRPATRTRHALAAASGLLAGYAALAVAELVSAAVRPEAGPVVAVGSAVIDRTPAAVKDWAIRHFGTDDKLVLQLGIVAILAVIALLLGTAALHRRRTGSAGVLLFGLVGAVAATGRPDSEGWTDAVPSLVGGAAGAVLLYVLVGRLLPKPPAPDSPPSGDRPAATAGSAPAAAAGRDAGWDRRGFLVAAGAAAAASTAVGAGGRYLNRASGRGAVASRDAVVLPAPGSTADPIPKAARLRIPGLSPFVTPNEDFYRVDTALVVPKVDAGAWRLRIHGKGVARSRTFTYDDLLHRDLVERDITLTCVSNEVGGPYVGNARWIGVRLADLLADCGVRPPSHGGPADQLIARSVDGMTLGAPVEDVMDGRDALLAVGMNGEPLPFVHGFPVRMVVPGLYGFVSACKWIEDIELTTFDSYDPYWVKRGWARKASVKTGSRIDTPKPFARPEAGTVMVAGVAWAQHRGIERVEVRVDDGPWRTADLAAQDTADTWRQWSLPWRAAPGGHTLTVRATDRTGEVQPEKRTRTVPDGASGWHSVVVTVD; this is encoded by the coding sequence GTGAGCGACGAAGGAAAGACACAGCACCGGCCGGCCACCCGGACGCGGCATGCGCTCGCCGCGGCGAGCGGGCTCCTCGCGGGGTACGCGGCACTCGCCGTGGCCGAGCTGGTGTCGGCCGCCGTCCGCCCCGAGGCGGGTCCGGTGGTCGCGGTGGGCTCCGCCGTCATCGACCGCACACCCGCCGCCGTGAAGGACTGGGCGATCCGGCACTTCGGCACCGACGACAAACTGGTGCTGCAACTCGGGATCGTCGCGATCCTCGCCGTGATCGCGCTGCTGCTCGGCACGGCCGCGCTGCACCGGCGCCGCACCGGCTCGGCGGGCGTGCTCCTCTTCGGTCTCGTCGGCGCCGTCGCCGCCACCGGCCGCCCCGACTCGGAGGGCTGGACCGACGCCGTGCCCTCCCTGGTCGGGGGCGCCGCCGGGGCCGTCCTGCTGTACGTCCTGGTGGGCCGGCTCCTCCCGAAGCCGCCCGCGCCGGACTCCCCGCCGAGCGGGGACCGGCCCGCGGCCACCGCGGGGTCCGCGCCCGCGGCCGCCGCCGGAAGGGACGCCGGCTGGGACCGGCGCGGGTTCCTCGTCGCCGCGGGCGCCGCGGCCGCCGCCTCCACCGCGGTGGGCGCCGGCGGCCGGTACCTGAACCGGGCGAGCGGCCGGGGCGCCGTCGCCTCCCGCGACGCCGTGGTGCTTCCCGCGCCCGGCTCGACGGCCGACCCGATACCCAAGGCCGCCCGGCTGAGGATCCCCGGCCTCAGCCCCTTCGTGACGCCGAACGAGGACTTCTACCGCGTCGACACCGCCCTGGTGGTGCCGAAGGTGGACGCCGGCGCCTGGCGGCTGCGGATCCACGGCAAGGGCGTCGCCCGCAGCCGCACGTTCACCTACGACGACCTGCTCCACCGGGACCTGGTCGAACGGGACATCACCCTGACCTGCGTCTCCAACGAGGTCGGCGGCCCGTACGTGGGCAACGCCCGCTGGATCGGCGTCCGCCTGGCCGACCTGCTGGCCGACTGCGGGGTGAGGCCGCCCTCCCACGGCGGTCCCGCCGACCAGCTCATCGCCCGGTCCGTGGACGGCATGACCCTCGGCGCCCCCGTCGAAGACGTCATGGACGGACGGGACGCGCTGCTCGCCGTCGGCATGAACGGCGAACCGCTGCCCTTCGTCCACGGCTTCCCCGTCCGCATGGTCGTCCCCGGCCTGTACGGCTTCGTCTCGGCCTGCAAATGGATCGAGGACATCGAACTCACCACGTTCGACTCCTACGACCCCTACTGGGTCAAGCGCGGCTGGGCCCGGAAGGCGTCCGTCAAGACCGGGTCCCGCATCGACACCCCCAAGCCCTTCGCCCGCCCCGAGGCCGGCACCGTCATGGTCGCCGGGGTGGCGTGGGCACAGCACCGGGGCATCGAGCGGGTCGAGGTCCGCGTCGACGACGGCCCCTGGCGGACCGCCGACCTCGCCGCGCAGGACACGGCCGACACCTGGCGGCAGTGGTCGCTGCCGTGGCGGGCGGCCCCCGGCGGCCACACCCTGACCGTCCGGGCCACGGACCGGACCGGCGAGGTCCAGCCGGAGAAGCGCACCCGCACCGTCCCCGACGGGGCGAGCGGATGGCACTCGGTGGTGGTCACCGTGGACTGA
- a CDS encoding ATP-binding protein, whose translation MEAVPGDEDGTASDGGLPRTSAALDGDSASIADARRLAVDFLTSARTEYALPVAERALEITQLVVSELVTNARKYAPGPVLLSLRIVGDTVEVAVWDSDPLLPTARTADPGRVGQHGLEIVSALAQDFQIRREAVGKRVTARIAYADESPGAGPYGAFW comes from the coding sequence ATGGAAGCGGTACCCGGCGACGAGGACGGTACGGCGTCGGACGGCGGTCTCCCACGGACCTCCGCCGCGCTGGACGGCGACTCGGCCTCCATCGCGGACGCCCGGCGCCTCGCCGTCGACTTCCTCACCTCCGCCCGCACGGAGTACGCGCTGCCGGTCGCCGAGCGGGCGCTGGAGATCACCCAGCTCGTGGTCAGCGAACTGGTCACCAACGCCAGGAAGTACGCCCCCGGACCGGTCCTGCTCAGTCTGCGGATCGTCGGGGACACCGTCGAGGTGGCCGTCTGGGACAGCGACCCGCTACTGCCCACGGCCAGGACGGCGGACCCCGGGCGGGTGGGCCAGCACGGTCTGGAGATCGTCAGCGCGCTCGCGCAGGACTTCCAGATCCGCCGCGAGGCCGTCGGCAAACGGGTCACCGCCCGGATCGCCTACGCCGACGAGTCGCCCGGGGCGGGACCGTACGGCGCGTTCTGGTGA